Proteins co-encoded in one Bremerella sp. TYQ1 genomic window:
- a CDS encoding POTRA domain-containing protein, with translation MQWIRHGLTSVVVLTALGCLGSGLNQAAAQDIVPQLTAPSPITPSVPTQPLITGIRLQGNAQTEETRIRSMIKSRVGREFDAEQIQSDVRRLAASGLFRDVKILTDKSAEGIYVTFQFEERPRIGYIKFLGNESVRDKTLLKKSEMRLEGTLNKYVIEEARIKLEDYYHTRGHGKATVQVVEGLGPEDKGVVFMIHEGPLARIGSTAFVGNSIASDSRLKTQVKSKPGWFYVLKGQLDKSQLEQDVDSLTAYYRSLGFFKAQINRIVEYSDSGLWAYVTFVIDEGPRYEVRNISFVGHTRFETEQLTSQVKMERGEYFDQKKMNADIRAISDLYGSQGYIHADVQAEPRFLETPGTLDLVYDIREGDQYRVGNINIEISGDFPHTKHAVILNRMSLQPGDIIDITKIRDDERRIKASQLFVNEPHRGVTPSITVAPPELSEVETQVAQQRGGGTYRGQSPNTNYANQVHSQNGYPVQQSNYQQAPSHTSPPQQAVPQMSRYSQPVYREAAVPTHPQHYPNSVYSSSVPNN, from the coding sequence ATGCAGTGGATACGCCACGGGCTAACGAGCGTCGTTGTTTTAACCGCGCTAGGATGTCTTGGCTCTGGACTTAACCAGGCCGCAGCACAGGACATCGTGCCACAACTGACCGCGCCATCACCGATTACACCATCGGTTCCGACTCAGCCGTTGATTACGGGGATTCGCCTGCAAGGGAATGCTCAGACGGAAGAAACACGGATTCGATCGATGATTAAATCGCGTGTGGGTCGAGAGTTTGACGCGGAGCAAATTCAGTCAGACGTTCGCCGTTTGGCAGCTTCCGGACTTTTTCGCGACGTCAAAATTCTGACCGATAAGTCTGCCGAAGGCATCTATGTCACGTTCCAGTTCGAGGAACGCCCACGCATTGGCTATATCAAGTTTCTCGGCAACGAATCGGTCCGCGACAAAACGCTTCTGAAAAAGTCGGAGATGCGACTCGAAGGAACGCTGAATAAGTACGTTATCGAAGAAGCCCGCATCAAGCTGGAAGACTATTACCACACTCGTGGACACGGAAAAGCGACGGTTCAGGTAGTTGAAGGCCTAGGCCCCGAAGACAAAGGGGTTGTCTTTATGATCCATGAAGGGCCACTGGCTCGAATCGGTAGTACTGCATTCGTGGGCAATTCGATCGCTTCCGACAGTCGATTGAAAACGCAAGTCAAAAGCAAGCCAGGCTGGTTCTATGTTCTTAAGGGCCAACTCGATAAATCGCAGCTGGAACAAGACGTCGACAGCCTGACCGCTTATTATCGAAGCCTTGGTTTCTTCAAAGCACAGATCAATCGCATCGTCGAGTACAGCGACAGTGGATTGTGGGCTTATGTCACTTTTGTGATTGACGAAGGGCCTCGCTATGAAGTTCGCAACATCTCGTTTGTGGGGCATACTCGCTTCGAGACCGAACAGCTGACTAGCCAAGTCAAAATGGAACGAGGCGAGTACTTCGATCAGAAGAAGATGAATGCGGATATCCGCGCGATTTCTGACTTGTACGGCTCGCAAGGATATATCCACGCAGACGTTCAAGCCGAGCCTCGCTTCCTGGAAACACCAGGGACGCTTGACTTGGTGTATGACATTCGCGAAGGAGATCAGTACCGCGTTGGAAATATCAACATCGAAATCAGCGGTGACTTCCCGCACACGAAGCACGCGGTGATTCTTAACCGCATGTCGCTTCAGCCAGGCGATATCATCGACATCACAAAGATCCGTGACGACGAACGCCGTATCAAAGCCTCGCAGCTTTTTGTCAACGAGCCGCACCGTGGCGTAACCCCTTCGATTACCGTGGCTCCTCCCGAGCTTAGCGAAGTCGAGACGCAAGTTGCTCAGCAGCGCGGTGGTGGAACGTATCGCGGTCAAAGTCCCAATACAAACTACGCGAATCAAGTCCATTCACAGAATGGGTATCCTGTGCAGCAAAGTAACTATCAACAAGCTCCATCGCACACGTCGCCGCCACAGCAAGCGGTGCCACAGATGAGCCGTTATTCGCAGCCTGTATATCGTGAAGCCGCAGTGCCGACGCACCCGCAGCACTATCCAAACTCCGTTTATTCATCATCCGTGCCGAACAACTAA
- a CDS encoding outer membrane protein assembly factor: protein MDRSGKLLKITIALSFMACTTAAWNSVSAQNWVDNRGQQAAPNWNVQGRDSQGYPGSAQNWDSYDRAAYEASPGNPNQYRNGMPASGSPIGTYEPYQQQQAVQPVQYQQGYPSPSNPETGMYNTDPSGYPYGAPPVPAPVTGPPGTYGYPQNNGRPLGGARIYDPPLGPDAIISPNPYYDPGRTADLTIRAEEAQTGRFQFGVGINSDAGVTGSIVIDERNFDWKRYPTSVDDVWNGRAWRGAGQGFRIEAMPGSQVQRYMVSFSEPYLFNTRVSLNLSGYFFNRIYRDWDEQRVGGRVGLGYRLTPDLSTSVSLRMEDVEISDPRVPGVPELDAVLGHQDLYTGSWSISHDTRDLAFAPTEGHLFEINLEQAFGEYNYSRAEVDFRQYFLLGERPDGSGRHTLGFSTRAGFSGSDTPIFENFYAGGFSTLRGFDFRRVGPKSGDVFIGGPFRLLGSVEYTFPITADDMVKGVLFTDVGAVEESTKIVWDDFDVAPGFGLRISVPALGQAPIALDFAFPINHADTDQTQVFSFFVGAAR, encoded by the coding sequence GTGGACAGAAGCGGAAAACTGCTGAAGATAACCATCGCTCTGAGTTTCATGGCTTGCACTACCGCAGCATGGAATTCGGTTTCGGCTCAGAACTGGGTCGACAACCGTGGGCAACAGGCCGCACCGAACTGGAACGTTCAGGGGCGAGACAGCCAAGGTTATCCTGGAAGCGCACAGAACTGGGATTCGTACGATCGCGCGGCCTATGAAGCGTCGCCTGGCAATCCGAATCAGTACCGAAACGGAATGCCTGCCTCAGGATCACCCATTGGCACCTACGAACCGTACCAACAGCAACAAGCGGTTCAGCCGGTTCAGTACCAGCAGGGATATCCTTCACCGTCCAATCCCGAAACGGGAATGTACAACACCGATCCTTCAGGCTACCCGTACGGAGCTCCTCCCGTACCAGCCCCTGTGACTGGACCTCCCGGAACGTACGGCTATCCTCAGAACAATGGTCGACCGCTAGGTGGTGCTCGTATTTATGATCCGCCGTTAGGACCAGATGCGATCATCTCTCCAAACCCTTATTACGACCCAGGCCGAACTGCTGACCTGACTATTCGTGCGGAAGAAGCTCAGACGGGGCGATTCCAATTCGGTGTCGGTATCAACTCCGACGCCGGTGTGACCGGTTCGATCGTTATCGACGAACGTAACTTCGACTGGAAACGTTACCCGACCAGCGTCGACGACGTTTGGAACGGCCGAGCATGGCGTGGAGCAGGGCAGGGTTTCCGTATCGAAGCAATGCCGGGTAGCCAAGTGCAGCGTTACATGGTCAGCTTCAGCGAGCCCTATCTGTTCAATACACGTGTCAGTTTGAACTTGAGTGGTTACTTCTTCAATCGAATCTATCGCGACTGGGACGAACAGCGTGTCGGTGGACGTGTTGGCTTGGGCTATCGCTTGACGCCTGACCTTTCCACATCGGTCAGCCTTCGAATGGAAGATGTCGAGATCAGTGATCCTCGCGTGCCTGGCGTGCCGGAACTTGACGCCGTGCTGGGACACCAAGACTTGTACACCGGTAGCTGGAGCATTTCGCACGATACACGCGACTTGGCATTCGCTCCGACCGAAGGTCACCTATTTGAGATCAACTTGGAACAAGCTTTCGGCGAGTACAACTATTCGCGAGCCGAAGTTGACTTCCGTCAGTACTTCCTGCTAGGCGAGCGTCCGGATGGTTCAGGCCGTCACACGTTGGGCTTCTCGACACGCGCAGGCTTCTCAGGTTCCGATACGCCAATCTTTGAGAACTTCTACGCTGGTGGTTTCTCGACGCTGCGTGGTTTCGACTTCCGTCGTGTTGGTCCGAAGTCGGGCGACGTGTTCATTGGTGGTCCGTTTCGTCTGTTAGGCTCCGTGGAATACACGTTCCCGATCACTGCCGACGACATGGTCAAGGGTGTGCTCTTCACCGACGTTGGTGCAGTCGAAGAGTCGACGAAGATTGTGTGGGATGATTTCGACGTCGCACCTGGTTTCGGTTTGCGAATCTCGGTGCCTGCGTTGGGACAAGCTCCGATTGCATTGGACTTTGCCTTCCCAATCAACCACGCCGACACCGACCAGACTCAGGTATTCAGCTTCTTCGTCGGTGCTGCTCGTTAA
- a CDS encoding methylene-tetrahydromethanopterin dehydrogenase N-terminal domain-containing protein, with product MKNILLQLDTDTQPSTFDSVVAVDSGADVMFRHGEVLPEQVAGLVHGLIFTRASHKLNHSAIYVGGSNVDKAEELLKAVTKSFFGPMRVSVMMDANGANTTAAAAVICGARHLDLENTQALVLGGTGPVGQRAARLLIRAGANVRLASRSLEKAQAVCQQIADDVEIGTPEPIATSDDASTSAALNGVQLVIAAGAAGVTLLSQATRDQAKDLQVAIDLNAVPPVGIEGIGSQDKAEEQGEQICYGAIGVGGTKMKIHQAAIERLFSRNDLVLNAEEIFALGMELEG from the coding sequence ATGAAGAACATCCTGCTTCAACTCGATACCGATACGCAGCCGAGTACGTTTGATTCTGTCGTCGCCGTCGATTCTGGAGCCGATGTGATGTTTCGACATGGAGAGGTATTGCCTGAGCAAGTCGCAGGTCTGGTACATGGCTTAATTTTCACTCGCGCATCGCACAAACTAAACCATTCCGCCATTTATGTTGGTGGGTCCAATGTCGATAAAGCGGAAGAACTTCTCAAAGCGGTCACCAAAAGCTTCTTCGGTCCGATGCGTGTCTCGGTGATGATGGACGCCAACGGTGCCAACACGACAGCCGCCGCAGCTGTGATCTGCGGGGCTCGTCACTTGGACCTTGAAAACACCCAGGCTCTCGTTCTTGGCGGGACTGGTCCAGTCGGACAACGTGCTGCACGACTGTTAATTCGAGCCGGTGCCAATGTCCGATTGGCTTCTCGCTCGCTCGAAAAAGCACAAGCCGTTTGCCAACAAATTGCCGACGATGTCGAGATCGGGACACCAGAACCGATTGCCACCAGTGACGATGCTTCGACATCTGCCGCTCTGAACGGGGTTCAATTAGTCATCGCTGCCGGGGCCGCTGGCGTCACACTTTTATCCCAGGCGACACGAGATCAAGCTAAGGACCTTCAAGTCGCAATTGACTTGAATGCCGTTCCTCCCGTCGGCATCGAAGGAATCGGTTCGCAAGACAAAGCGGAAGAGCAGGGAGAACAAATCTGCTATGGGGCTATTGGAGTCGGTGGCACAAAGATGAAAATCCATCAGGCCGCGATCGAACGCTTGTTTAGTCGAAACGACCTGGTTTTGAACGCTGAAGAAATTTTCGCGTTGGGAATGGAACTGGAAGGCTGA
- a CDS encoding HXXEE domain-containing protein has protein sequence MWNWLVRQWHWPAAALFTALFLMAILPLVYWSVGLALALVFVQLPIYMIHQWEEHSGDRFRLYINRTIGGGREALTPSATFWINSLGVWGVDLLAIYLAMAIAPWAGLMAGYLAVVNAIPHLATTIRRREYNPGVITAAILFLPMGTWCIAIAGANAGWQAHAAGLLVAVGVHIAIIVHVARRLARLSRQETVVHDTQTVHA, from the coding sequence ATGTGGAATTGGCTTGTTCGTCAATGGCACTGGCCAGCGGCGGCTTTGTTTACCGCACTGTTCCTTATGGCCATCCTTCCGCTGGTCTACTGGTCAGTAGGTCTCGCGTTGGCACTCGTATTCGTCCAACTTCCGATTTACATGATTCACCAATGGGAAGAGCATTCCGGCGATCGGTTTCGGCTCTACATCAATCGCACCATTGGTGGCGGCCGAGAAGCGTTGACACCTTCGGCAACTTTTTGGATCAACTCACTTGGCGTTTGGGGCGTCGACTTGCTCGCGATCTACTTGGCAATGGCGATTGCTCCCTGGGCAGGATTAATGGCTGGCTATCTGGCGGTCGTTAACGCAATTCCTCACTTGGCCACCACGATTCGTCGTCGAGAATACAACCCAGGTGTCATCACCGCGGCAATCCTTTTCCTTCCCATGGGAACGTGGTGCATCGCCATTGCAGGGGCCAATGCTGGTTGGCAAGCGCACGCGGCGGGATTGCTTGTTGCTGTGGGCGTTCACATTGCTATTATCGTTCACGTGGCACGACGCCTCGCGCGACTATCACGACAAGAGACGGTCGTGCATGATACGCAGACCGTTCACGCGTAG
- the fae gene encoding formaldehyde-activating enzyme, whose protein sequence is MSMYIGEALAGDGNEVAHIDLMIGSKDGPVGHAFASALVNQTAGHSNLLAVLTPNLAVKPATVTITKVTIKNSKQAVQMFGPAQAAVAKAVADAVEQGVIPKDQCEDLVIVCGVFIHWEAQDDKKIYDYNYEATLQSIKNAMAGKPTADEVVAGKEQAAHPFRGF, encoded by the coding sequence ATGTCGATGTATATCGGAGAAGCCCTCGCTGGGGATGGCAACGAAGTCGCGCATATCGATTTGATGATCGGTTCGAAGGATGGCCCTGTCGGCCACGCGTTTGCTTCGGCGTTGGTTAACCAAACTGCCGGTCACTCCAATCTGCTGGCCGTTCTGACCCCGAACCTGGCCGTTAAGCCTGCCACAGTGACTATCACCAAAGTCACCATCAAGAACTCGAAGCAGGCCGTTCAGATGTTCGGTCCAGCACAAGCAGCAGTTGCCAAAGCGGTTGCCGATGCCGTGGAACAAGGCGTGATTCCTAAGGATCAGTGCGAAGATCTGGTCATCGTCTGTGGTGTCTTCATCCACTGGGAAGCCCAAGACGACAAGAAGATTTACGACTACAACTACGAAGCGACTCTGCAGTCGATCAAGAATGCCATGGCTGGCAAGCCAACCGCCGACGAAGTGGTCGCTGGCAAAGAACAAGCGGCTCACCCGTTCCGCGGGTTCTAA